Within the Hermetia illucens chromosome 6, iHerIll2.2.curated.20191125, whole genome shotgun sequence genome, the region CCTAACCAAAATAATATTTCCTATTTTCTATTTCCTCTTCATCATCGCGGACCAGCGTGAATCTAATAATTTCTTTGCTGAAACTAAACATGAATAAAACTCCAAAAGCTAGAGTTCgtcttattttttattaattctaCGTCTCCATTAGTTTCAATAACAATATAAAATTACAAACTAAAAACGAAAATGAAAGTCAGTATATATTGAACTCTTAAAATCACTTGATACCACAATAGGGGTAAGTTAATTGTCAGCTTAAAGTAAAGAGCTTACACCGATGCAACATACCCAATTTGGTATTCACGATCACGATGAAGTTGAGATAGTAAATGAATTCTCAACTGAACAATACTCTCCAATGGTTGATCACATAACGGGCACCGCATATCCTTGACGGGAGCATCACTGCAATATATTGTGCCTCATTATATGAAATACCTACAAAATCCGCTTTCTAGGTCAGTGGATGTTATACTCACACTTCAGCCATTCGATGTATTTCCTCATTTTTCATCCGCAAAGTTTGTATTTGCTCGAATGATTCGTTGTATAATCGTAGAGCTGAATGGAATGGGAAGATCGACCGATGACCATATATGCTTGTTGTCTCTAGCAAATCTTCGCTACTGTATTGATTCCAGAAATAGTCCCTCGAATCTCGATGAACTTCAATTGATTTACGGGGCTTCTCCAAGAGTCTGGTGGAAACATGAAATAATAGTGATATCGTAAAAGAATATTCCATTGCTTACTTCACTATTAGATTCTTTATTTTTGCAGTCAACTCAGCCTTGTTATTTCGAGGTAGCGTTGGGAATTCCGCACCAACTTCAGTATACAACAAGGTATCCATGGTGTAGCGAATTTGGTTCACCTAATGGCGGAAATAAACTACTGTTCTCCAATAACACTAACATACTCTCTTACCAGTTCAATATCACTTGGTGTTATTTCAACATCTAGACTGaaaactaagtcatgttccgcgAAAACCGCTTCATTATTGCGATCTGCACCCAGACCACATAGAATGGAGACATATCGCGTCTTGTTCGCATCTCGTTTTATTTCCATTGATGGACAGAAAATCATGGCAATGAGAGGAGCGAAACCGTGTATATTAGGCATAAGTGTTGTTGCACGCGCAGTGATCTTATTGTTCTGTAAAGTTTCAGTAACGCTTGCTGCGACTACAAGCCTTTCATGGTAGTCCTGGATGAAagttaatatttaattatttttagatAAATTCCTTATGACTGAGAATGGAAAGCCAAAACATGGGAAGCTAATAAGCGCTCTATACTTACGTGAGGGTCGGTATCTAACAAAACAGAATTCACAGATTGGCTTTCAATGGTAACAGTTTTAAAACCTCCAATTCGTGTTGCTGCATATAGTCCTGTTTCAAGGGCACTATGTGGTCCGcgtaattcaattttgtttcgaTATTTGCTGGGATCTGGTGGATCGGTATAGATATCTTCGTCACCTTGTATCTTCCGCAAGTAATCCTCATTCACAACCAAGTCGTCTTCTTCATACATTTTCATTGACCTTTGTTTACGCATACGATTGTCATGGTCAGCCTGCAtgacatttttttattacttccaaataacaaatcaaaaaaaAGTCGAATTTCACCTTGGACATATAGTTCTCTTCTGCATACTGAGCAAAACCTCTATTTACCAAAATATCATTAAATCGCATGTCATTCCTTTGCAGGAAAACGGAGACTATTCCATTGACAATCGAATATACCTGGGAGAAAGTAATATTGCAATGAATTCGGGGTATCATGTAAGATCACGGATCAGACCTCTATTTCACAAAGtgcattatcaacaaagttttgCATAAGATCATTTGCTTCCTCAATCCAACGGCCGCGAGGACAATTTATCGAGGAAGGTTGAACTTCGGCCAAATTACATTCGAATACACGTGGTGGAATTTCCGTCAAACGATCAGCATTATTGCCGAATTTTCGCAGCTTCCGGAATTCAATTGTGTTGTAATTGCCGTAGTCGAtgaagaaaatctgaaaattgccAGTTATGATTTCAATAAAGATATTTCATCAAGTCACAAAGTTAGTCTTATCaccctgaaaaatgaaaagtcaGCCTTTGAGTTCTCCGTTAATGCTGTTAAGAAATTCGTTTCTTGTCGCCGTCAAATGTCAATTCGgcctttccatagccattttcGAACCCTCTCAAAAACTTAATGAAGAGAAGtaaagcaaaagtgaaacaCAACTTTCCTTAAAAAATAACTGCAGAAAAGGCCTGAACTGAATAATGTCTAAGACCTTCAATGGAAGTATCGCAATTTTGTAACTGCAGCCAAGCGGGAAAAAATCTGGTACCCCAAAGAAAAGCTATCCAAACCAGTAAAACCAACTGACAAATGATTGCACTGCGATGATTATTGCGGGAAGTCCTTCCATATTAAATGTCTTCCAAGACATTCATCCTGATACCGACTAGTAGGCGAGTTGTGCTGCGCTAATCGGGGGGTGCAGCTCGGGTGAACCTCCGCTAAGTCGCTTACACATTGCAGCGGCTCCACACTACCCTGCCCCCAGCTGATACTGGGCTTCAGCGATAAAATTCGACTCTTGACCCGCCAGGTCTAGGGATGCAGAGCGAATCTCACGCGCCGTGTACCTTTCTTCTCTGAGACCTCAGTCCCGGGGATAAAAGGCTTTGGTCTGGACACGGAGACGTTCTTGGGCTTCCCGCCCACATCAAGCCTAAAGAAATGCTCCTCTCTGTTTAACACTTTATATGAGTCATCATGGAAGAATGATGGGATGGCGAAGGGACCACGATGTCCCGGACCAAGCACAAAagcccagtggtggaaagggctgacCTAGTATCGAGCACAGAGTTGCTAGGGAGTCTcaagttctccccgtataccagcttggCGGAGCTGATGGCAATCTTACGGAAACCAAGTAGTAGGCATGACTTGCGACCACGAAgagtcatcgtgtgccattatagcggcctttacCATCCTATGGCAGTGTTCCAGCATCTCATtgaattgcgggtggtacgcagtcaTCTGATGGCGTCTggtgcctaactccgagaacagggtagactcgaaccGCATTCCCTGATCAGTAATGATTTCGGTTGCAACTCGAAATGTCGGTCGGAAGTATTGCTTCAAGCTACCGTGCGAACCTATCGGTGATTGTGAGGTAATATTTGAAGCCATGCGTGTCCCGTAAAggaccaatgatgtcgatgttgatcgtgtgaaaacgcttggtAGACCGAGGaaatgagcctacttctttctgtatgtcactggtgactttacacttctggcaagcgatgcactgtctagcccagtagttaacatccttatttaTTGATGACCAGAAACATTGTTAGTGAccagccgattcgttgtccgaatgcccgAGTGCGCTAGATAgccagaatatatggcctaggtcccttttcagaagTCTCGCAGAGTATTCCGGAGTTTGAGCGGAAAAGGGGAAAAtaccgaaatttgtatttggggttatacctgaggctctgaagcaatTCGTCATCATTCTGTACCTCAGCGATTGCCGAATAATCGAGCGTGGCAGCGATTTCTGAAAAGCATGataaagcgtctgcaactacattgaCGGATGTCTTAAACTGGCTTACGAAGTTCAGATGCCGAACTTGGTGAGGGGATGCTTTGTTGAGCTTCTGTTTAAAATCGAAGGTAAGAGCTTTGTGATCCGTAAAGACtgcgaacggcctgccttctagggaatatCGGAAATATTTGACTGCCATGTATGtggctaatagctcacgatcacGTTGTAGTTCCGTTGATCTGCTctcaatttcttgaaaaataagCTCAACTTGTTGGTGAAGGACACCACCTACTGATGTCTGGGGCattgacgaatacggctaggagtgcatctaGTTGGGGGAATGCCAGGAGTATAACGTCCGCTAGCtatcgtttggctagctcaaatgcctcgcggcctctgtagaccacgcaatTACGCGGAATTTTTGCTCTTGCGTTCAGATAGGTAGGTGTCAAGGATCGCTTGACGTTGTGTGactttgggcaagaaatgacGGTAGAAGTTTCACATGCCCAAAAATCTTCACAGATCCTTGACAGTTTTTGGTTGCGGGAAGTCTGCgatggcctgaaccttgtctggatccggaTGGATTTCCTCAGGAGAAATcgtgtggcctaaaaacttcacctgctgttgaaggaatttgcaatttgaatgcattcgagatgttccaaatgttCAAACTTAGGGgcagaggcgaccaaaacatcatccaagtaaacgaaacaaaagttaaggtttcgcaggacagggtggatgaacctctgaaaagtttgcgccgcattgcacagaccaaaagtcatccgtgtgaactcaaaGGGTGtatatattgccgttttcggaatgtcttctggatcttggagggatttgatggtatgccttggctaagtccaatgttgtgaaaacacggcagttagcgaGATTGTGCAGTCATGGATGAGTGATATGTGGAAGCGTTCTCAGCATTTAGACGTctgccacatggtctccattcgccgttgtGCTTGGGAACCATGTGTAATAAAGAAGACCAATAGCTTTTTGACGATCTGCAAATAAATGCTTTAAAAGTATGtgaaattctttcttagcaacagcgagAAGATAGAGGAGGCGCTGCACTATAGAACCATTTTCCTAgcctcatcatccccattcacaaaaatggTAACCGCACTCTTGCTGGAAATTACCGTCCATTTGGCTTCTCTTCTTGTATTCCAAAATCTCAAAAAGGCATGTGAGTGACTGGTTGTCCGCACTTTCTCcacctcataatgaaagagcaacacggtcTTAAGCGTAAGTCCACTGCCTTCAACCTGTTCGACGTCACCAAATTCACGACCGGAAGTTCATTCTatctacactgactttgctaaagccttcgacactgtaaaccaTAAGAAGCGTTTGTCCAAACTCACCTCTCTCAGCGTTCCCATATCACTTGTAGCATGGCTTTGCTCTTACCTTGCCAGCCGATCCTGGTGCGTAACCTTCCTCCGGTGCCCCAAAGGGGTGAACTTTAAGCCATTCATTACTTTTATTCTTTATCAACGACtccaccccctccccccttactCATCCTGGTTTGCTTTATGTCGACaaccttaaattgttttccgctatatcgttgcCTATAGACTGTGTCTCCTTTAAATCAACCCTAGACACTTTCGTTCGCTGGTGCCCTGCTAATTGTTTAGCGCTAAACATCAGAAAAAAGCACTATGTCGTACTCACTCAAATCCTCACCCGCTTCCTTTTCTTACTCTCTTGGCGGATATTCTTTATAAAATCAGTACTACAGCCCGGCGTTTTCAGGGCTCACTGTCAACAATAAAGTCACCCACTGCCTCGATGTCGCCAATCGGACTGCAAAATTGGCAGGCAAAATTCCGCGGAGCTCAAAATCAATttccattctccgatttcaaGACTTTGTCGAAGTTATAAGGCACAACAGGTTGGTCCCTTCGCTTTTTCAATAGATTTAAGCACAAGTTATGGTTCTTGCTTCCTCTTCCTTTTGGGGCCAATAAGTAACTAGGATTGTTCGTTAATAGCCAATTAAATAAATACTTCATTAGCTGAGGTCAAAAATAAATGAGGCCAAAACACAAGTCTCCACTTTTCGGACAGTCTAGATGTAGTAGATCTAAATCTATCCACAAAAAAGGTACCTGGAGCTTAACATCAGAGTAGAACAGCGAGCAATTCACGATCAATAAACTATTGGGAATTAAATTTCACGAATCCCTATGATTTAATTACGGAGAAAATTGGTTGGTACCATGTTTAGAAGTAAGACACTGTTGAAAAATAGAACTAAATCAACTCTAGCTACTTACTCGGAAGAAGATATCACTCGAGCCTCGACTCGCCAAATTAACAACACGTCCTCGATAATATGGACTCCTGCCGCCTTTCTCAAAGAATGGAGCTGCCAAAATCATCCCTTTTGAAATTTCCGCAGGACTTCTAAATTTATAAATGCTGCTGTACTGTCCATTCAATTCTTCTACAATTTCTCTCAATCTTTCTTCTTCAGATAAGGGTTGAAACCAGAACTTCCCGCAATGTTCGACCTGAAAGATTCATTTCAATTTGATATTACATTTTTTATTCACGAACTTCATTTTGCATTGGAAAACGTACATGTGTCACGTATCCTCGTACGATTTTTGTGTATACAGATGGAATAACGGCTAATTCAGGATTGAGAAGTTTCTTCTtacgcggcatccattttccgtCACGCATAACTCCGAGATTCAATCTTTCCGCATAGGCGACTGCCTCGTGAGGGCTAAATGTTCATCAAAGAAATAAATAGGATTATACAGAGCAAAGGTTGGCTGGATATCGAAAGAATAAAAAAGTCATTTCTACTTCCGCtatccaataaaaaaaatcaaacttatTTCAGTGTATTTCGATGATTAACGATTCTACTTACTCCATCACCTTAAGCGACGTATTATATCGAAGCTGCCTCATTTTTACTGCTTTGTATACTTCCGGTCGAACACTTCCAGGGACAGACTGGACTAAATTATATGCATCGGGATGATCGAAATCAGAATCATTAGGAAATGTGACGAAAATTTTTTGCGATCCTTCTTCAAAATTTACAAGCAAATTTTTTGTGTTCGTCGTACACTGTTTAAACATGTCCTTAATGCACTGCGTATAAAGTTGCCCGATATACTTGGAATCAAAATTAGTGAAGTACACCGTATTGCAGGGATTACGTCCAGAAAGCAATTGGTATGTATTCCGCTCATACGACTGATGATCAAACGAGTTACGCAGAAAGTAGTTTGGATAAAATGCCCCTGCAATTACGATTTTCAACACAATAGTCTTCTCCCTTTCCGACCAACGAACACGATTCACGCCGGCTGTTTCCCTGATGTGAACTCGCTGCAATCGTTCAGTTATCTCACGAACAAGCAAGTTAACTTCACGCATAAGCCGAGTGTTGATAAAGTAGCGACGGGCCCATACTTTTTCAGCGTCTTCGTCGTCGAAATTATTTTGCTCTTTCATCGTATGCCAGACCTATAGTGATAGCATTAAGTCTAGTCCTTCtatttccaaataaaaaattatatctACCCGATACGCCTTCAAAATTGCAAACAAGTCAGAGCCGGAGCCGTCGGACCATGTTAGTTTTTGAGCATATGCATTCAATCCATTTGTGTGTGGGTATTCGAAAATGCTTTTAACATTGAGACCAGCGGCTGCAATACCAAGTGCAATACAGTTtgtagaaatatttaaatctacATCTTGTAGTCTGAATAAAATAGTACGAAACTAACCCATTATTATAGTTTCTTCCAGGACGCTGAAAATGTATCCGAAGATTATCAAACGTGAGATTCGCACATCAATAGGCAAAGAGGCCATTACTCGTCCAATAAACGTTAAGTCACCATCATAAGGATCATAATTTCCGCCAACCATCTTATAAAGAGCTccaatttcttttaaaattagAACCGTATTGCGGATATCGGATAAGGCAGGAGGAGTCATGACAAGAGCTAAAATCGACTCAGGGCGACCCATATCCAGAAGTTTTGCTTTCAACACTACATTTTCTAGAGGACAACGAACCATTTCAGGAGATCCATATTCATCCATCATTGTCTGAAATATTCTATGTTAGTCCCGCTTTTAAAAACCAATCACACTCGTCCTACATCGTAAAATTGCTTAGATACAAGCCTGTAAACTCGACCGTTGCTCACACGACCAGCTCGACCCGCACGTTGTCGGCAACTACTCCGGGAAGCCcaatgcaattgcaaagcacTTAAATTTGTACTCGTGTCGGTTACCAGGGACTTGGTCAGACaaaagtcaattactaaaatcgAGAAAACGGATTGCAGTAATACCTCTGCAAACTAATAACTAGAATATGATACCATATTTGACATCCGGCACTGTTATCGAACTCTCCGCGATATTTGTCGAAAGAATTACCTTTCGGCAATTCGGTGGTGGCCTGGTAAAGATTTTCTCCTGATCGGTGGAGGATATCATTGAATGCAAACGATACGGAATAAGTTTGATGTCATATTTTCTAAAGgaacaattttatattttaaaaacttcCAAGTCTATAAACCGCAAAGGACGTACAAACTCTCTAATCTTTGCAATGTTTTCTCCATTCGCTCAATCTCATTGATACCAGGAAGAAATATCAAaatggaaggtttaaaaggcgAAGCTTGAACTTCTTCATCTTGGCAGTCCAATTTCTCACAGATTACAATAAGTTTCAATGCTATCTTATACATTTCTTCTGAGATTCCAGGTTCGTCATAATTCACTTCTACATTCTAAAATAACACAATCAATTATTTGGCATTAATTGCTACCCGAAGTTGGTCCAAACTCTTATATACACTTACAACCATGAGACGGTCCAGTTGACACAAATAGAAATCTTTAACGGTAAATAACCTTCGTGAATCGACACTTAAAATAGGGGCAGGAAACAAGGTTCCTCTGTGCATGATTTTGAAATACTCTGAAAACTTTAATCAAAGATTGACATAGGGCATCCACATATAATTATTCGCGCTAATTAGATACTTACCTCTTGTGCGTCTATAGTAGCAGACATAAGAATTACTTTTACGTGAGGTGAATTACTTGTTAACAAACGTCGCACAAGGAACAGTAGAAAATCCATGTCTTGATCACGTTCGTGAACTTCATCCAAAATCACGTGTGTGAAGTTAGACATGTCCTTGGTTTGTATCAATTTTTGTAGCAAAATGCCCGTCGTACAATATAATAGTCGAGTGTCTTCACCGGCAGTACTGTGGAGCCCCACCTTAAAGCAAATACAGAAGCATTTTTTTGTAAGAAGCTACATATATCAAAGGCGAATATtattatcgaaaaaaaaaaagatattgcgAAGATATACCAATTTAAAAACTGAGAACATAAGTCACGTAAGTC harbors:
- the LOC119659677 gene encoding probable ATP-dependent RNA helicase spindle-E, with the protein product MDEIDDFFDFSKPFERKTVNAGYINGRTTVQGGLKHEIVKREEIGQDYAKIYREAEEQKILQNIDVASTSEMASYLDQLDDIEDAVPKRKVARTDLTTYARYNFDTRSEIELPIHASREKIVEAVRENRVIILQGDTGCGKTTQVPQFILEDCYQRMEFCNIICTQPRRIAAISIAKRVCQERKWNLGEVVSYQVGLHSTAGEDTRLLYCTTGILLQKLIQTKDMSNFTHVILDEVHERDQDMDFLLFLVRRLLTSNSPHVKVILMSATIDAQEFSEYFKIMHRGTLFPAPILSVDSRRLFTVKDFYLCQLDRLMVNVEVNYDEPGISEEMYKIALKLIVICEKLDCQDEEVQASPFKPSILIFLPGINEIERMEKTLQRLESLKYDIKLIPYRLHSMISSTDQEKIFTRPPPNCRKVILSTNIAESSITVPDVKYVIDFCLTKSLVTDTSTNLSALQLHWASRSSCRQRAGRAGRVSNGRVYRLVSKQFYDTMMDEYGSPEMVRCPLENVVLKAKLLDMGRPESILALVMTPPALSDIRNTVLILKEIGALYKMVGGNYDPYDGDLTFIGRVMASLPIDVRISRLIIFGYIFSVLEETIIMAAGLNVKSIFEYPHTNGLNAYAQKLTWSDGSGSDLFAILKAYRVWHTMKEQNNFDDEDAEKVWARRYFINTRLMREVNLLVREITERLQRVHIRETAGVNRVRWSEREKTIVLKIVIAGAFYPNYFLRNSFDHQSYERNTYQLLSGRNPCNTVYFTNFDSKYIGQLYTQCIKDMFKQCTTNTKNLLVNFEEGSQKIFVTFPNDSDFDHPDAYNLVQSVPGSVRPEVYKAVKMRQLRYNTSLKVMDPHEAVAYAERLNLGVMRDGKWMPRKKKLLNPELAVIPSVYTKIVRGYVTHVEHCGKFWFQPLSEEERLREIVEELNGQYSSIYKFRSPAEISKGMILAAPFFEKGGRSPYYRGRVVNLASRGSSDIFFRIFFIDYGNYNTIEFRKLRKFGNNADRLTEIPPRVFECNLAEVQPSSINCPRGRWIEEANDLMQNFVDNALCEIEVYSIVNGIVSVFLQRNDMRFNDILVNRGFAQYAEENYMSKADHDNRMRKQRSMKMYEEDDLVVNEDYLRKIQGDEDIYTDPPDPSKYRNKIELRGPHSALETGLYAATRIGGFKTVTIESQSVNSVLLDTDPHDYHERLVVAASVTETLQNNKITARATTLMPNIHGFAPLIAMIFCPSMEIKRDANKTRYVSILCGLGADRNNEAVFAEHDLVFSLDVEITPSDIELVNQIRYTMDTLLYTEVGAEFPTLPRNNKAELTAKIKNLIVKLLEKPRKSIEVHRDSRDYFWNQYSSEDLLETTSIYGHRSIFPFHSALRLYNESFEQIQTLRMKNEEIHRMAEVDAPVKDMRCPLCDQPLESIVQLRIHLLSQLHRDREYQIGYVASV